DNA from Elaeis guineensis isolate ETL-2024a chromosome 2, EG11, whole genome shotgun sequence:
CTGGAGGAGCTCTACGAGAAGAAAACCGTCGTTCCAGTTGGCCTACTACCACCACACGTGCAAGAAAGGATCGAAGACGTTCATACTAACACAACCGGCGCGGCACAAGTTTTCGAGTGGCTCAACGGACAAACTCCAGGATCCGTGGTTTATGTTGCTTTAGGGAGTGAAGCCATGCTGAGTGTTGAGTTGATGCATGAACTAGCGTTGGGGCTTGAGCTGTCCGAGGTCCCTTTCGTTTGGGCTCTTAGAAAGCCAGCCGGCATGGGGGCCGGCGACGTGGAGATCCTGCCAGAGGGGTTCGAGGACCGGACCAGGGGCCTCGGAGTCGTCGCAAAGGGTTGGATTCCTCAGCTCAGTGTCTTGGCCCACCCATCGGTGGGAGGATTCTTGACACACTGTGGTTGGAGTTCGATCATCGAAGGGCTTCAATTCGGACATGCTCTAATTTTGCTGCCCCTGTTTGTGGACCAAGGCCTGATTGCTAGAATTATGGAGGAGAAAAAGATTGGACTGGAGGTGCCGAGGAACGAGGAGGATGGATCTTTTAGTAAAGAAGGGGTAGCCAAGGCCATAAGGTTGATAATGGTGGAAGAAGAAGCGGAACCATTCAGATGCAAAGCCGGAGAGCTGAAAGAGGTTTTCTCTGACAATGGATCCCAGGAACGCTATATGGACAATTTCGTTCGATGCTTGAAAAATCGCAGGGAAAAACAAGGCTGACCTGTGAATCCTTATCTTTTTGGTTTATTGGCATGCATGTAATGGAATCTCTTGTATCTAGTTACCTTTAATCTCTAATAAAGGCTGGGTGTCCCTTTTGCCTCCCttggaatcaaaaaaaaaaaaaaaaaatcttttatctaGTTGTCTTCTTATCAAAGAatgtattcaaaattataaaaagGCATAGACCCAGGCTAGAAGATCGAAATATAGCTTTTTCTTACTTTCGAATCTAGAAGTGGAAATTGTTAGTTAAAACTATTCTATTACCTGGATTTTGGACTATCTAATAAAAAGTCATCAGATCATCCATATCATGCTTAACAACAAaccttttttcattcaaaattttcaacctAGTTTGGATAATAATTAATCTTCTTCTATTCATCAAAATCCTAATGACAACTTTTGCTGAAACTTTTTAATTAGAATGGATGATGTTGTGGCCAATCCTCTTGTcacctggtcgtcgggaacgagcacctgcaaaagaagtccacactgaccggaggtgactctggcggagaccctccgacggtcaagtcagagaggagactaggcaacagtagaaaagaatcaaggagctccgcgagagagagagaaggtaaGCCCAAGGATTTCGAAAGgacctcctccagcactgttgcctttcccattttatagtagagcgcggcatggcgccatcattaatggcgcagacaatggaagAGTTGTCAGATCGttgaagactgtcagagtcaccgtgggactgtcaaatcatcgtgggactgtcaaatcactagggttgacccccCGTCTAGGGTAGGACGACGCcccagggcggctatgccgcacgCCTCTGTCAGGACGGACGGCCTTCGGCAGTCGTACGGcatttggaggagccgaccgactgtaCGTCGGCGTCTAGTTGTGGAATGTCGGGTGAAAATCCAGGGATCCTCCGGCTGTCAGTCGGGCGCATTGCGGGGGTCGAATATCGGGCTCCGCAGTTCGGCCAGTCGGAAACGGAGAGGGTCTGCTCGATCGACATATATTCGGTCGGACGGcatcggcagtcgtcggtcggtgcggtcggtagagtcgggtgcTGGTTAGGcgggcccgacggtgagtcggcaTGAGAGGGACCGGtaggtatatcccaacagttgtcccccccactcctgagtcggatggtgtgCTGGCCAGCGTTCTTGCATGGGCGGCggcgtcgggcgaaaggagtggaaaCCCATCGTACTATGCCCTGACTCTGACGACCGTACCGATGTTCGGTCTGGCGCCAGACGTCTCACGGGCGTCAGGCGactcgtcggtgtcagacgttcCGTTGGTGTCAGGCatcccgtcggtgtcagacgtctcatcGATGTCAGGcgtcccgtcggtgtcagacgtcccgtcgGTGTCAGGCGTCCTATCGGGAATGGAAACCGCCGTTTTCACCGTCCCTTCGGGAACGCGAACCGCCACGGCTTTTCTGCCGCGtggcagggggccattgggccgGATCCGCTCAAGCGGATGGCGGTGACGTGGCCTGATCTAagagcaggtgcgtcgaaccatcgGGCCGAAGGAGGGCCCAGATGTCGCCACGTGTCATGATCTGGGAGATCCTCGCTGGTTGCATCTTCATCTCAGCCgtcggggggcactatatatataggatcacctGCATCCGGATCTTTACTTGCTGTCGAGACTCTGGTTGAGCGGTCTTTTGCCTCAGGTAATCGTCTCCATTTCCTTCCTCAGTGAGCCTTCATCGTTGTCCTTTGTTTTCTTCCTCGCTTCCTCgtagtcttcttccttcttcctcttaTTCTTTGACTCCTGTTCCGACGtaatggctagaacatctccacgAGGAAGTCGGTTGGAGAACCCGACTTACAattctcggtcgaccccggaggtggaggtctcttcactttcggggccgaacgttgatcggctccggaagctgtactgcatcccggagcaatTTCAGCTGTTCGCCCCTAGAGCCAATgatcgggttaacaacccgcctgcgggccaggtggccttctacgtcgaggacctccgggccagTCTTCGCTTTCTGGTTTCAAAGTTCATCCGGAACGTGCTGGACTACTACGGATTGTGTTTGGCGCAGCTTGCGCCGAACTCGATTCGGCTGGTAGTCAGCTTTactctgttgtgtcggcttttaccGACCAACCCTCGAATTTCACTCTTTCGAGCTTTTtttgttctccgaccccaccctaaagcccgagggtagtggtatttcaaccctcggaagggtctctcctttattaccggtcttccatcgtcgattcatggatggaagaaccagttcttcttcgtctCTTCTTCCGTTTTTTGGGAGTTCCCTACCCGTTGGGGGACCCCCGAACCCAAccaaacgagaacagtcgggtggaggccggggatcgggaagacttccaccgtctgaaggacatctcggtaccgaagcagaaggagctcgtcaccgagcaggccctgtatgaCGCCGGTCTCAGCTCGGTTCCTCGTCTAGGTCtgtgtttttgttgtttttttttttgatgctgatCCTCTGTCGTCGTTGCAGATATGCCACCGAGGATGAGATTGACGGCAGCCGATGTTCGGCAATACGTGGTGCGGAAGAGGCCGGCACAAGGGGCCgaaccatcgcggcctcccaagaggcctcaggtagCTCCGTCGAGCGAGCCGACGGgggtggaggcggagcccggctccgaacGGGTGTTGGATCGGGAGCCGGTCATTGCACTGTCAGTGCCGACAGTGCCCGTTGAAGTCCCGTTCGAGGAACCATCGGTCGAGGGAGCAGTATCGCCCGAGGGATGGGCGGTCAAGGAATCGGTCGAGGGTGTGCCGGCTGCTCAGCCGGTGGAAGAGGTTCGCGCAGAGGCACGCGAGCCCGAACAACCTACGTCAGCGACTGCCGTGCCTTCAggagggacccagtcgggctCAAGAATGCCCTCCCTTTCCGATGTCAGGGCCTGGGTATCCgcacgagggaaggccccgatggcatcCGGCGACGACAGGAGGTCGGCCGATGGCGGAGCGTCGATCGACTCCCTATTTTCCGAAGGGGCGTCGttcctggccaaccacgacttggccaggaggctatgtCAGACAGTTATCCTCCCAGCCGATCACGAGATCATGAAGAACCAGAGGGTGTCTGACATGCTGTCCTCCTTTTACCCGACTATGATTCGGGTAAGTCTCCTCCCTTTACCTTTCATTTTCGTCGTTGTCTTTCATAAGTTCGATCTTCTGACGATCGGTTTTGTTGTCCGCAGCTAATTTACAATATGTCCGAattggaggccgaatatcgaagaTTCGGCGATCTCCGGACGGCCTGGAAAGACAAAGCCATGGCCGCTGAAGCCGATAAGGTGatactggtcgaccagctgcagcagtcggtcgatcgggaggcccggcttgagggggagatctcccgcctcaccgaggaggtctcccgactcaccgGTGCCTTGGCCGCTTTAGGGACCGAGCTGCAGTCGGCCCGTGGAGATGCCAAGCGGAAGTCCCGCACCATTCGTCGGCTGCGATGCGAGCGGGATGACTTCGCCAAAGAACtcaaggccgaacgcgagcagctccgaataAGTCTAGGAAATCTCGCCAAGGTCGAAGAGAACCTGTCCACCGCTCAGGCCGATGCGGACATAGCAagggcggaggcggagtcggcgaaagaAGCCATGGGTCGGGCCATGGAGGACTTCCGTGACTTCGAGGAATACCGggaagagcttctggagagcggcttcctctcgtaccgagtggggtacgaggatgctcgggagtTCGTCCGGAGCCTGTATCCGGAGCTCGACCTCGGTAGCATCAtcctgccagagtcggaggcccaagctgcggaggagacggccgatcCATCATCGGGAGATCGTACCACCGTAGTGGAGGCCTACGTGGACCAGGCTGCCgaaggccaggcggctccgactCCTGAAGCGGCCCCGACTCCTGAAGCCCGAGTGGTTGCGCCGATCGCCCCCGGTCTTCGCCCGGTGGAGGAAGCCGACTCCGGGGATTAGTCGGTCTTTTGTTTTTACTTTTGTTCggtatacttgtaatcgggcttcggcctaaTTTTGTAAACTTAGCTCGAGCCTCAATGAAATCAAAATCTTTTTAACTTCAACTTTTTCTCTGTCTCTATGTATCCTGGGATGTGTCTTGTGTGACTCGCCGGAATGCTTTCGAACGCATAAGTCGTAAGCCCAATGTattagttaggacgttcggtaggatcctAGGTAACGATCCGGAATAGTCGGTA
Protein-coding regions in this window:
- the LOC105036426 gene encoding LOW QUALITY PROTEIN: putative UDP-rhamnose:rhamnosyltransferase 1 (The sequence of the model RefSeq protein was modified relative to this genomic sequence to represent the inferred CDS: substituted 1 base at 1 genomic stop codon); amino-acid sequence: MEDGPLHVVVFPWLAFGHMLPYLELSKSLAKRGHRISFLSTPRNIQRLPNIPPQIASLVDMVSLPLPKVDGLPEDAEATTDLPPAKVQYLKKAFDGLDEPFTRFVQEASPKPDWIIHDFSHHWMPPIASRFKVPCAYXSIFPSSSLVFSGPPSEMKLGGLRRTPEQFTKPPEWISFPTSVAFRLHEARMFMEHYRDNASGFSDIQRMERIIQGCELVAVRSCKEFESDWLALLEELYEKKTVVPVGLLPPHVQERIEDVHTNTTGAAQVFEWLNGQTPGSVVYVALGSEAMLSVELMHELALGLELSEVPFVWALRKPAGMGAGDVEILPEGFEDRTRGLGVVAKGWIPQLSVLAHPSVGGFLTHCGWSSIIEGLQFGHALILLPLFVDQGLIARIMEEKKIGLEVPRNEEDGSFSKEGVAKAIRLIMVEEEAEPFRCKAGELKEVFSDNGSQERYMDNFVRCLKNRREKQG